A single window of Anomaloglossus baeobatrachus isolate aAnoBae1 chromosome 9, aAnoBae1.hap1, whole genome shotgun sequence DNA harbors:
- the LOC142250341 gene encoding speriolin-like isoform X1, which translates to MENSKIYSCDEEAFNMESSRLLAENAQLRKMMGLMQENVELRCVLKDHERKAQIITPPGQHKKDHNGMKNKKNTEILEHQYLKEEAKMVNSGTQIDPEKVKKCQRIVGEIAFQLDRRILCAIFLEQQRLYGYQVPYIKEKIIEVTTSPTTGKVDEKLRSELYQRYNHIMDELRKLGYNPAVHPHFTEYMVNTYGITKDRNARTKDLSSNNDPQYLNKMITECMSSDIVKDIIIILNCLVYFAREDGKSLLISPSSSHSSV; encoded by the exons ATGGAGAATAGTAAGATATATTCTTGTGATGAAGAAGCCTTCAACATGGAGAGTTCACGTCTACTAGCAGAGAATGCGCAGCTGCGCAAGATGATGGGGCTAATGCAGGAGAACGTGGAGCTTCGCTGTGTTTTGAAAGACCATGAAAGAAAAGCTCAAATTATAACACCTCCAGGACAACACAAGAAAGACCACAATG GcatgaaaaataagaaaaatacaGAAATATTGGAACATCAAT ACCTCAAAGAAGAAGCAAAAATGGTCAATTCAGGCACACAAATAG ACCCTGAAAAAGTGAAGAAATGTCAGCGCATTGTCGGAGAGATCGCCTTTCAACTGGACCGCCGGATTCTGTGCGCCATCTTCCTGGAGCAACAACGGCTGTATGGATACCAAGTACCATACATAAAGGAGAAGATTATAGAG GTGACCACAAGTCCAACAACCGGAAAAGTCGATGAGAAATTAAGATCTGAGCTCTACCAGCGCTACAATCACATCATGGACGAGCTGAGGAAATTGGGCTACAACCCAGCAGTGCACCCACACTTTACAGAGTACATGGTCAACACCTATGGGATAACAAAGGATAGAAATGCAAGAACCAAAGATCTTTCCTCCAATAATGACCCACAATACCTAAACAAGATGATAACTGAGTGCATGTCAAGTGACATAGTGAAGGACATCATAATAATCCTCAACTGTCTGGTATATTTCGCCAGAGAAGATGGAAAATCTCTACTCATCTCACCATCGAGTAGCCATTCATCTGTATAA
- the LOC142250341 gene encoding speriolin-like isoform X2, which yields MENSKIYSCDEEAFNMESSRLLAENAQLRKMMGLMQENVELRCVLKDHERKAQIITPPGQHKKDHNDLKEEAKMVNSGTQIDPEKVKKCQRIVGEIAFQLDRRILCAIFLEQQRLYGYQVPYIKEKIIEVTTSPTTGKVDEKLRSELYQRYNHIMDELRKLGYNPAVHPHFTEYMVNTYGITKDRNARTKDLSSNNDPQYLNKMITECMSSDIVKDIIIILNCLVYFAREDGKSLLISPSSSHSSV from the exons ATGGAGAATAGTAAGATATATTCTTGTGATGAAGAAGCCTTCAACATGGAGAGTTCACGTCTACTAGCAGAGAATGCGCAGCTGCGCAAGATGATGGGGCTAATGCAGGAGAACGTGGAGCTTCGCTGTGTTTTGAAAGACCATGAAAGAAAAGCTCAAATTATAACACCTCCAGGACAACACAAGAAAGACCACAATG ACCTCAAAGAAGAAGCAAAAATGGTCAATTCAGGCACACAAATAG ACCCTGAAAAAGTGAAGAAATGTCAGCGCATTGTCGGAGAGATCGCCTTTCAACTGGACCGCCGGATTCTGTGCGCCATCTTCCTGGAGCAACAACGGCTGTATGGATACCAAGTACCATACATAAAGGAGAAGATTATAGAG GTGACCACAAGTCCAACAACCGGAAAAGTCGATGAGAAATTAAGATCTGAGCTCTACCAGCGCTACAATCACATCATGGACGAGCTGAGGAAATTGGGCTACAACCCAGCAGTGCACCCACACTTTACAGAGTACATGGTCAACACCTATGGGATAACAAAGGATAGAAATGCAAGAACCAAAGATCTTTCCTCCAATAATGACCCACAATACCTAAACAAGATGATAACTGAGTGCATGTCAAGTGACATAGTGAAGGACATCATAATAATCCTCAACTGTCTGGTATATTTCGCCAGAGAAGATGGAAAATCTCTACTCATCTCACCATCGAGTAGCCATTCATCTGTATAA
- the LOC142250341 gene encoding speriolin-like isoform X3 has translation MENSKIYSCDEEAFNMESSRLLAENAQLRKMMGLMQENVELRCVLKDHERKAQIITPPGQHKKDHNDPEKVKKCQRIVGEIAFQLDRRILCAIFLEQQRLYGYQVPYIKEKIIEVTTSPTTGKVDEKLRSELYQRYNHIMDELRKLGYNPAVHPHFTEYMVNTYGITKDRNARTKDLSSNNDPQYLNKMITECMSSDIVKDIIIILNCLVYFAREDGKSLLISPSSSHSSV, from the exons ATGGAGAATAGTAAGATATATTCTTGTGATGAAGAAGCCTTCAACATGGAGAGTTCACGTCTACTAGCAGAGAATGCGCAGCTGCGCAAGATGATGGGGCTAATGCAGGAGAACGTGGAGCTTCGCTGTGTTTTGAAAGACCATGAAAGAAAAGCTCAAATTATAACACCTCCAGGACAACACAAGAAAGACCACAATG ACCCTGAAAAAGTGAAGAAATGTCAGCGCATTGTCGGAGAGATCGCCTTTCAACTGGACCGCCGGATTCTGTGCGCCATCTTCCTGGAGCAACAACGGCTGTATGGATACCAAGTACCATACATAAAGGAGAAGATTATAGAG GTGACCACAAGTCCAACAACCGGAAAAGTCGATGAGAAATTAAGATCTGAGCTCTACCAGCGCTACAATCACATCATGGACGAGCTGAGGAAATTGGGCTACAACCCAGCAGTGCACCCACACTTTACAGAGTACATGGTCAACACCTATGGGATAACAAAGGATAGAAATGCAAGAACCAAAGATCTTTCCTCCAATAATGACCCACAATACCTAAACAAGATGATAACTGAGTGCATGTCAAGTGACATAGTGAAGGACATCATAATAATCCTCAACTGTCTGGTATATTTCGCCAGAGAAGATGGAAAATCTCTACTCATCTCACCATCGAGTAGCCATTCATCTGTATAA